A segment of the Arachis hypogaea cultivar Tifrunner chromosome 5, arahy.Tifrunner.gnm2.J5K5, whole genome shotgun sequence genome:
TGTTTTTATGCATTAAATTAATTTCTGTgtcttactttattttttatttaaattttattgtaaataactttgtcattttattttatactttcacTTTGCACTCTCAAATCCAACACAACATGGACAAAATAAGAACTAAGAGAAAAACAGAgaatctaaatttttattttaaaaagaaacgacaaaatcaacttaaaaatatgtataaataataataataatatatttatgttcATAATAAAATAAGCTATAGTTTACATATGGATTTCAAGtttcaataaaattaataaaagtataaaaattttttctctctttattaTTCTTATGTTACTGTTGTGTTGGGTTTATTGGTAGTAATAGTATAATGAAATAATGAAGTTATTTACTAAAATTGGTGATTTAcagtaataaatttattataaataaaaatatattaataaaaatttgaatataataGACAATTAAAAAAagtctataaaaaaataaataaataataatttaaaaatatatttgtctttcttaaaaatttttttaaatattttaaaaattaatatttttgataattttggtattaaattttttttaataattaaatattttaataatcgtttaaaataagttttcaaaaaatatatgcgCATCATACTTGAGGCGCCTTCTGCAGTCCTACTAGTACATTAACATGTGTTAATTGAAAATTGAGATTTAACGGAACCTATAGAAGAttatttcaattaataataaatatttatatatgaccaaattatttatacatatacaattatatcttttttctaTGCGAGAGAGATCGAATCTATTCTTTTGTTATCCCCTAATAAATatgttttgctttctttatttttgccACTCGCTGTTAGACTAAGGTAGGTttagtttgataaaatttttatttttttaattaaaaatagtttataaaagttaattttttaaaaattataatatttgtatttgataaataaattaaaaatattttttaataaatacaaataataataaaaatgtttggtaaattaatttttaaaattaaaaaaactataatAAACATTAATGTGAATTGAATTTTGATATTAATTAATATacgaaattatattaaaaattttgataagtatatattaatttaaatgacATAGTCTTTTCATACTCATTTAGAGATTGCAGATTTGAGtcttcctatctttggtaaaaaaaaaagtatatattaatttaaaaaaaatttagatgtttttaaaaatacttctaatttttaaagctacaaacacaaatacatatacatatataaattttttaatttatcaaatataaaataaagtattcgtacttttgaaaaataaaaataaaaaatacaaaaactttttaaattttttttatcaaatcaaGTCCAAGCAATATCTATTTGTTGTGATGAAAATAAAAAGCAATATCTCTTAATAAGGCAGGCATATATAAGATTTGAAGTCATTAGAAAATACTAATAATTGAATCATCTTTTTCTagtaaattaacaaaaataataagagGCGGCTAATAAATTCATAAAggtgttttatgatgttttttgACTAAATAAAGGTCAACTTTCTTTGaggttattttattatataaaaaaatttagttaatatatatatttaaaagtacatattaaaattattatttaaaaaattataaaaaatataaaatttattttttaatgtatctatttgatatttattaaaattaaaattttaaaattttttattagtaataaatttaatatatatttttaaaatatatgttagttaAATCCAAAAGAATATTTCGTTCAAGCAAATAATGTTATATTTAACAAGTATATTAGGGGCATTTACGTACTTATGTTATTGGATCAATCGATTCAGcataaagacaataaagaaaaaTTGACATAAATCAATTCAACATAATGAcaggattaataaagaaaaaataaataccaaTACACAATCCCCGGCCTGTAGGTAAGGGGTTCGGTTTTTTGTCACTTTCACATATTGTCACCAAATTGAATAAAAATGAATATAATAATTAGTTAAGTATAGTTGCCTTAATTAGACCCACTTGGGACCCAACATCTGCTCCCTGACTAGGTTTATTTGAGaggaaaatggaaagaaagaaaaaaaattaaaagaaaaatatttatttttaattgtttatttaaaaaaattaaagagaaaaagttGAATAGTATAAAAAGAGTTTATgggatttactaatttttttctttaatattagaagaaaaaaaatgaaaaatttgttatatttttttacttctaatattatttcttcttttttaatatattttataatataaaaataaaattatctttttataatattttttatttttctttcatctaaatatatctaataataataataatttacttaatttttttatttcattttttttttcatttctacttcattcttctctatttctttcctttcaACTAAATATAAAACAAGTGAATATGTTGCTTTTCTCTTTAAAATATATCTATCACTTTTTTTCTTGATAtgctttattctgtttttaagcATTAAATTTAAGTTAATTATTATACCGAATCATCcttgttttatctttttttttttgataaattttgaaaaataagcataacaataattgagtgataaTATTTGAACAATAGCACAATTCAGTTGAGATTATTATGAAATAACTTTTTTTGggtataaaaaaaatcttttgggTACATACAAAATTAACCATATATAGTATAAAAGAAAAATCACAGGCATGTGTGATGGAGACATGGATGACCCATACTAACAGGAAACCGTTTGAAAAGTAGAAAACTAGAAAAAGACCTTTACCCCAAATAATTTAAGTCCCACTAATTAAGAAGAAGTTAACTCTTATGCCAGTTGCTTGTAAATTGTGGAGAGAAATTAGCAAAGCAATGAATGTCATTTATTTGATTGATTACGACCATTATGATTTTAATAAGGGAGGAGTAAAGTCAAATGACTCAAATGCTCACAAGAGATAGAACTCTCTTAGCACGTTACATATGAATTCAAACACTATTTTGTTATATGTTAAactttttattattgattaagaAAGTAAAATCAAGTTGAAAATGATTCATACTATTAATCTATTATCATAACTAGTCATGCTTGTAGCTTTGTTAGTCACAATTAAGATTTTTCATCTATTTCAATGAGTGTGCCTAGTGGAAATTGAATTCTAAATGGACCTTTTGTCTCAAGcttaacaaatatatttttacaaataGTATGTTTGAGAATATTATATTTCGGTATTATAAAAGACTTGTTTGTTTAGCGTTACAAATagttagaaattatttttaatattatatataaagaatAAATTAGGATGCGTTTGTGTTATTATACATATTCTTAAGTATAAACTTTTAATTCTTAGAATAACTCTAGTGccaataaaaaaatgattttttgacaaaaaatataacaattgagTGATATATAATAACTTCAtaccttaatttttattttcttagcaTGAGAATATTAAATATCTATTTTTTGGATAAAACATAATAttacattttaaataataaatgatttttgaaaattaaatttaaagtttcaaataaatatgataataatatatttttataaataatatttaaaaataaattaaatttttttaaaaaaatataggtTACCAATAATGCTATTTGTCAAtatattgttaataataattaattattatattttaaatacatatataaaaagatacatctaaaaaatatatatataaaaatatttttattagatataattataaataaaattaacaaaaattgatAGAAATACTATTAATAGTTGTTTCTTAAAACAAATAAAGCTAAAAAGTTGTTCCCGCATGCAACACGCGAATAACTGTGAACAGAAGAAAATCTGAATAATCTATTATCTTATTATGTGTGTCATAGTTGACTCACATAAGAGCCCCACTTAAATGCTGTGGGCCAAAATATGAATTGATTTTTCAACATGACAATGTGTCCTCTAGTGAAACGTAGCAACAAGCAAGCCAAATAGAAAACATAGCCAACAGAAGTGTATGTTTGCacgaaaagaaaaaatgagaaggaaaagaaattattaaTACCAAATGACATGCATGTCTATTATACTAAAATAAACATGCATCATGATTCATGACAAACAAAAAACGGGGGCATACTTGTCAGTCAGCCGTCAGTTATCATTGTTAGTGTGGAGAAAAATTTAAAGTGAGAGAGTTTCATATGTATTAttgatatgaaaatatttttgtttataaagataataattaaaaaatattaaataatttaatatgttttgactaaattatttaatataatatttattgagcaGAGTTTCATATGTACTATTTAGAAATTGAGCAATGTTAGGggaccagcaatttttgtgattgttaaccatcaattagccatcaatgatgatttgatggtgtgagattggtgtgagaattcatccaatggctcatctttttctgctggttacatgctggccaaaattcaatagaaTTGCTGGCCTCCTAGACTTTCCCTTAGAAATTTTAGCATCCCATGCACCAGAAGAACCATTAATACACAATAATATTTGagtaataatttagaaaaaatctAGGAGACTAATAataatttaagttaattaagttaattttttttttaatttgaaaaattaaagtagTAAACTTTTCTTTTGTAATGAATCTGTTTTTTAACTAAGATAAATACTATGATGTTTAAAaggtaatatttttatttaaaaaaattaatatttaatttaaaagatataaaaataaataatttttaaaaaattaaaatttattacaaaagttAATTTAAGTTTAGACAACAACTCATACACATGGTAGAATCAGCCTTTCACTATAATTGACTTTATTCCTAATTAGTTTTTTAACAGAACGGAATAATTTAACATTAGTCACACATATTCATTAAGAAAACGATATAGCATATTAGCATTGCTAAGTAGTTTTCCATGAATCAGTTGTGAGTATTTTGACACTCTAATGCAACACAGGAAAGAGCAAAAATCATGATGAAATGGGCAGATCTTATTGAAGAAAACGTAGAAGAACTAGCAGCATTAGACGCCATTGATGCTGGAAAGTTGTACCACTTAGTTAAGGTCTTGGACATCCCTGCAGTTGCAAATTGTTTACGCTACTATGCCGGTGCTGCCGATAAGATCCATGGCGAGGTGCTAAAAGGTGCTAGAGAGCTCCATGCATATACTTTGATGGAACCAATTGGTGTTGTTGGACACATCATTCCTTGGAATTTCCCTAGCACCATGTTTGCTGCCAAGGTTAGTCCTTCCTTGGCTGCCGGTTGCACCGTCGTCCTTAAGCCGGCCGAACAAACACCTCTCTCGGCTCTGTTTTTCGCGCATTTAGCTAAACAGGTATTCTCTTTCACACACACATGAGACATCCAATCGTGTATTGTTATATCAGCAAAAATCGTTATTATGTCTACATTTATATACAAATGTGTAATTAATTCCATGATCAAATTTGTTACTTGTACCTAAAGCTATTTGATTTTCCTTGTTTATTTGACCTCTTTTGAAGGCTGGAATTCCGGACGGAGTTCTTAATGTAGTACCCGGATTTGGCCCAACTGCTGGTGCTGCAATAAGCTCACACATGGACATTGATAAGGTAATTTATTATACATGTAAGGATAAGACTCATATCCAGTTGTCTTCATGTGAAGTTGTTAGTTGagaatcgttagatgatttgatatgcttgactaaattattatttaacattttttaattaaCACTTCAAGTAAAGACAACTGCATGTGAATTTCTACTAGCATGTAAATGTTACATATTTTGATTTAGAATTAGTAAGATTTTTAAGTGAAGCTTGCTAAAATTGATTTtccatggtggatgaataggttaGCTTCACCGGTTCAACGGAAGTAGGCCGTGCCATAATGCACGCGGCGGCTAGCAGCAATCTGAAACCGGTGTCACTTGAATTAGGAGGAAAGTCACCTCTTCTAATATTTGATGATGCTGATGTAGATAAAGCTGCTGATCTTGCTCTCTTGGGAATCTTGTTTAATAAGGTGACGTTTTCTTTTGTAGAAATCCTACTCTTTTTGCATAAAgcaactaactcagcactttcatCTCTTAACAATGTTGGCTTTGAATTTCAGGGAGAAATTTGTGTTGCAAGTTCAAGGGTGTTTGTTCAGGAAGGGATATATGATGAGTTTGAGAAGAAGTTGGTTAAGAAAGCAAAAGCTTGGGTTGTTGGAGATCCTTTTGATCCTCAATCTCAGCAAGGCCCTCAGGTATTTGGATATTCACAAAAAGATAGCATGAAAATGATATTTTGGAGATTTAGATGTTTATGTTATGCGGTTTAGTTAAACatcacttaaaaaaaatattattttcgatcTTTTTATGTTCatataattagtttatttttcatgtaaaaacaaaaataagtaatGAGAAATGAtcagtaattaatatttttagttaaaaaaatttaaaaattagctagcactaattcaaatataaaataaatataagaaaaaaaattaatcaactaACATTTTCTCTTGTTAACTAAGTATGAGTTATGATGATACTTATTTTTAGTTGACTAATAGTTTTTCATTTGTAGGTTGACAAGAACCAATTTGAGAAAATCCTTTCATAtatagagattggaaaggaagaagGAGCAACCCTACTAACAGGTGGTAAAAAAGTGGGCAACAAGGGCTACTACATTGAACCTACAATCTTCTCTAATGTCAAGGTGACTTTTTTAACTCCACAAAAATATGAAACAGGGTGGTTTCAGAACAATTAGATAACtaaccataattttttttttggtttttccccCTTTATATTCATTACAACCTGTATAGGAAAACATGCGCATAGCACAGGATGAAATATTTGGCCCTGTCTTGGCACTGATGAAGTTCAGGTAAATTATATCTTTATAATATTTTTTGACACAAATAAATATGTTagagacaaaattaaattaaaaataataaaaataaaattaaacattggagatatttaaaaaaaaaaaaacacacaaacattaaaaataaaaaatatactttatcgatatttttatttttattttcctttgaaaAGCATTGGTATTTGTCTGTTGACGATAACTAAATGAAATTATGATGATAAAATGAAATACAGGACGATTGAGGAAGGAATTAAGAGTGCTAACAACAGTAGATATGGTCTAGCAGCAGGAATAGTGACGAAGAACATAGACACAGCAAACACAGTGTCAAGAGCCATTCGTGCAGGCATTATTTGGATCAATTGCTACTTTGCTTTTGGGAATGACATTCCTTATGGAGGGTATAAGCAGAGTGGGTTTGGAAGAGATTTTGGAATGGAGGGTCTACATAAGTACCTACAAGTTAAATCTGTTGTCACTCCCATATACAATTCTCCTTGGCTTTGAATTAGATATCATGTAGTtttgtgtgtttgtgtgtgtgtgaaaCTATAGTGTGAGCATACAGCAGTTTATGCATGTATAGttcatcaaagcaataaaattcGAGCCACTTATTATTGTGCATAAAACCCAATTTTATAGGAGACGATAAAAATAAAAAcgttaaaaagacaaaaaaaagaatttatcttatttaatattattaattattattaaaattaataaatattaaataagataaattatgattattttggttaattaattaatatttttattaaaaattaggtTAAATAAGTAAGAGAGTTTAAATAGATAATTTTGTACAATGATTTATTTATCTAAACATAACATATTCAAGTGATCTCTTAAAGTCATATGATAGTTATCaatataattgaaataaaaatgttatgtacgtataaaaaattaatttttgaattagttattttatattatttaatttatttttaatatatattttatacaaataatttatttaatagtttatttttaaagatactaGTCACTTGGATAGCGTTTGTTTTCGGAGACAGGACACGGAGACATGGACAGCACATTCTTAAAAAGCGTTTGGAAGCAAAGACATGGACACTGAACATATTGTCTCCGGgacagttttttatacttttgtgtccactcttttatgaaggacaatgatggacacgggatTTGGAAGAGGGACATAGActgtttttataaatttttttcttttttgtccatggtgctattttttattattccactgttaccccttcttatttttcctattttgCGTTGTTCTCagaaagtattttttttactcca
Coding sequences within it:
- the LOC112802159 gene encoding aldehyde dehydrogenase family 2 member C4; the protein is MTALSNGHAANNSSPLFKIPPIKFTNLFINGHFVHSLSGNEFETIDPRTGEVIAKISEGRKEDIDVAVKAAREAFDNGPWPRMSGAERAKIMMKWADLIEENVEELAALDAIDAGKLYHLVKVLDIPAVANCLRYYAGAADKIHGEVLKGARELHAYTLMEPIGVVGHIIPWNFPSTMFAAKVSPSLAAGCTVVLKPAEQTPLSALFFAHLAKQAGIPDGVLNVVPGFGPTAGAAISSHMDIDKVSFTGSTEVGRAIMHAAASSNLKPVSLELGGKSPLLIFDDADVDKAADLALLGILFNKGEICVASSRVFVQEGIYDEFEKKLVKKAKAWVVGDPFDPQSQQGPQVDKNQFEKILSYIEIGKEEGATLLTGGKKVGNKGYYIEPTIFSNVKENMRIAQDEIFGPVLALMKFRTIEEGIKSANNSRYGLAAGIVTKNIDTANTVSRAIRAGIIWINCYFAFGNDIPYGGYKQSGFGRDFGMEGLHKYLQVKSVVTPIYNSPWL